The Mycolicibacterium hassiacum DSM 44199 genome includes a window with the following:
- a CDS encoding carboxylesterase/lipase family protein, with translation MHEKTVRATISSGVVEGFTRDGVHRWRAIPYARPPVGPLRLRAPQPVEPWPGVRYCHSIGNCAPQQRRYTLVGPGRYQPMSEDCLSLNVVAPESPDHTPLPVLVFIHGGGYFMGSSATPIYDGAALARRGCVYVSVNYRLGPLGCLDLSSLSDGEHTFDDNLFLRDLVLALRWVQENIAVFGGDPDNVTIFGESAGAHAVATLLAVPEAEGLFAQAISESPAAGMVRTPELAAEYAERFAQLLGADRSTAAQALMSARPAELVDAFDRLVRLGQREMLGAFAAGPTCGTEYLPRDPVDAMRDGHAHRVPLVIGANAEEARLFGRFLKLLPMTESTIERLLADLDPVERERITSAYPGYPDPAACVQFGGDFAFGSAVWQIADAHSRHAPTYRYRYDFAPRALRWSGLGATHATELLAVFDVYRSPLGRLLTVGADRKDTLRVSDELQNRWRAFATTGTPGDDWPRYTLPERPVLVFDRRPRVEHDPDGRRREAWEGFSLAQR, from the coding sequence ATGCACGAGAAGACCGTCCGAGCGACCATCTCCTCCGGTGTCGTGGAGGGGTTCACCCGGGACGGGGTGCATCGCTGGCGTGCGATCCCGTATGCCCGGCCGCCGGTGGGGCCGCTGCGTCTGCGCGCGCCGCAGCCGGTCGAGCCGTGGCCCGGGGTGCGCTACTGCCACAGCATCGGCAACTGCGCACCGCAGCAGCGCCGCTACACGCTGGTCGGTCCCGGCCGATACCAGCCGATGAGCGAGGACTGTCTGTCGCTCAACGTGGTGGCACCGGAATCGCCGGACCACACGCCGCTTCCGGTGCTGGTGTTCATCCACGGCGGCGGTTACTTCATGGGCAGTTCGGCGACACCGATCTATGACGGCGCGGCGCTGGCCCGGCGCGGTTGCGTGTACGTGTCGGTGAACTACCGGCTGGGCCCGCTGGGTTGTCTGGACCTGTCGTCGTTGTCCGACGGCGAGCACACCTTCGACGACAACCTGTTCCTGCGGGACCTGGTGCTGGCGCTGCGCTGGGTGCAGGAGAACATTGCGGTGTTCGGTGGCGACCCGGACAACGTCACGATCTTCGGCGAAAGCGCCGGCGCGCATGCCGTCGCCACCCTGCTGGCCGTTCCCGAAGCCGAAGGGCTTTTCGCCCAAGCGATTTCGGAAAGCCCCGCGGCCGGCATGGTGCGAACCCCGGAGCTGGCCGCCGAATACGCCGAGCGGTTCGCGCAGCTGCTGGGCGCCGACCGGTCCACCGCGGCCCAGGCGCTGATGTCGGCCCGGCCCGCCGAGTTGGTGGACGCATTCGACCGGCTGGTCAGGCTCGGACAGCGGGAGATGCTGGGGGCCTTCGCCGCGGGCCCCACCTGCGGCACCGAGTACCTGCCGCGCGATCCGGTCGACGCCATGCGCGACGGGCACGCCCACCGCGTTCCGCTGGTCATCGGCGCCAACGCCGAGGAGGCGCGGCTGTTCGGCCGGTTCCTCAAGTTGCTGCCGATGACCGAGTCGACCATCGAGCGGTTGCTCGCCGATCTGGATCCGGTTGAGCGAGAACGGATCACCTCCGCCTACCCGGGTTATCCCGATCCGGCGGCGTGCGTTCAGTTCGGCGGCGACTTCGCGTTCGGTTCGGCGGTCTGGCAGATCGCCGATGCGCACAGCCGGCACGCACCCACCTACCGGTACCGCTACGACTTCGCGCCGCGAGCCCTGCGCTGGTCGGGGCTGGGGGCCACCCACGCCACCGAGTTGCTCGCGGTCTTCGACGTGTACCGGAGCCCGCTCGGACGGTTGCTGACGGTCGGCGCCGACCGCAAGGACACGCTGCGGGTCAGCGACGAGTTGCAGAACCGCTGGCGGGCGTTCGCGACCACCGGCACCCCCGGCGACGACTGGCCGCGCTACACGCTGCCGGAACGGCCGGTGCTGGTGTTCGATCGGCGGCCCCGGGTCGAGCACGACCCGGACGGCCGGCGGCGCGAGGCCTGGGAGGGATTCTCTCTCGCTCAGCGGTGA